A DNA window from Trichosurus vulpecula isolate mTriVul1 chromosome 2, mTriVul1.pri, whole genome shotgun sequence contains the following coding sequences:
- the SH3BGRL3 gene encoding SH3 domain-binding glutamic acid-rich-like protein 3 translates to MSGLRVYSTSVTGSREIKSQQSEVTRILDGKRIQYELVDISQDNALREEMRTLAGDPKAIPPQICNGNKYCGDYELFVEAVEQDTLQEFLKLD, encoded by the exons ATGAGCGGCCTCCGGGTTTACAGCACCTCGGTCACCGGTTCCCGGGAG ATCAAGTCCCAGCAGAGCGAGGTGACCCGCATCCTGGATGGGAAGCGGATCCAGTACGAACTGGTGGATATCTCCCAGGACAACGCCCTACGGGAGGAGATGAGGACCCTGGCTGGGGACCCCAAGGCCATCCCACCCCAGATATGCAACGGGAACAAATACTGTGGG GACTATGAACTCTTCGTGGAGGCTGTGGAACAGGACACCCTGCAGGAGTTCCTGAAGCTGGACtga